The following are from one region of the Methanobacterium formicicum genome:
- a CDS encoding pyruvate kinase alpha/beta domain-containing protein, whose product MEKKIVYFENPGAENTDEVIKLVKERKDELGIENIIVASVSGATSVKVLENIPDANIVSITHHAGFRGGDELELNLEYTEKLENAGVPIYVGSHSLSGVGRGISNKFGGITPVEIIAGTLRLFSQGVKVCVEISVMAADAGLIPTDKEVIALGGTANGVDTAMILKPAHMGNFFDLKINEIIAMPRP is encoded by the coding sequence ATGGAGAAGAAAATCGTTTATTTTGAAAACCCTGGTGCGGAAAATACAGATGAAGTCATTAAACTGGTTAAAGAAAGGAAGGATGAACTGGGAATCGAAAATATCATTGTAGCCTCAGTCTCCGGTGCCACCAGTGTTAAGGTTTTGGAAAACATACCTGATGCCAATATTGTGAGTATCACCCATCATGCTGGATTTAGGGGTGGGGATGAACTGGAACTCAACCTGGAATACACTGAAAAATTGGAGAATGCTGGCGTACCTATATACGTTGGTTCACACTCTTTAAGTGGCGTAGGAAGGGGTATAAGTAACAAATTTGGTGGTATAACTCCAGTTGAAATCATTGCCGGTACTTTACGACTATTCTCTCAGGGAGTGAAGGTTTGTGTAGAAATAAGCGTAATGGCAGCAGATGCTGGACTTATACCCACTGATAAAGAAGTTATAGCCCTTGGTGGTACTGCTAATGGTGTGGATACTGCCATGATTTTGAAGCCCGCCCACATGGGTAACTTCTTTGACCTAAAGATAAATGAAATCATTGCTATGCCTAGACCTTAG